The Pelodiscus sinensis isolate JC-2024 chromosome 30, ASM4963464v1, whole genome shotgun sequence genome has a window encoding:
- the LOC102460125 gene encoding granzyme H-like, producing the protein MEVHFFFLLPMAFLLQPETWAWQIIGGHEAKPHSRPYMAYLRVRRATKHNQCGGFLVAENFVLTAAHCQGHSIHVTLGAHNIKQQEPSQQVIEVQRQIPHPQYNWETKINDIMLLQLQCKAESNGYVGLLSLPAAPQRVRPGTKCSVAGWGQMSASNEQISETLQEADVVVMPDADCRRKRGGPWRNYNATTMMCVGNPEEGRSPFYGDSGGPLVCGEEAQGIVSLGSEDGIPPAVYTKVSTFLPWIQETMKKLES; encoded by the exons ATGGAGGTTCATTTCTTCTTTCTGCTCCCCATGGCCTTTCTCCTGCAACCCGAGACTTGGGCTT GGCAGATCATCGGGGGGCATGAAGCCAagccccactccaggccctacATGGCCTACCTGCGTGTACGACGTGCAACGAAGCATAATCAGTGTGGAGGGTTCCTGGTGGCAGAGAACTTTGTGCTGACGGCTGCTCACTGCCAGGGACA cagcatccatgTCACCCTGGGAGCCCACAACATCAAACAACAGGAACCGAGCCAGCAAGTGATTGAAGTGCAAAGGCAGATCCCCCACCCGCAGTACAACTGGGAGACTAAAATCAATGACATCATGCtactgcag CTGCAGTGCAAGGCTGAGAGCAATGGGTACGTCGGACTCCTctccctgcccgcggcccccCAGCGAGTGCGCCCAGGGACCAAGTGCAGCGTGGCCGGCTGGGGTCAGATGAGTGCATCCAACGAGCAGATCTCGGAGACGCTGCAGGAGGCCGACGTGGTGGTGATGCCGGATGCCGACTGTCGGAGGAAGCGTGGGGGGCCATGGCGCAACTATAACGCCACCACCATGATGTGTGTGGGGAACCCAGAGGAAGGCAGATCCCCTTTCTAC GGTGACTCTGGGGGGCCCCTGGTGTGtggggaagaagcccagggcatTGTCTCCTTGGGATCCGAAGATGGGATCCCCCCGGCCGTGTACACCAAAGTCTCCACCTTCCTGCCCTGGATTCAGGAGACGATGAAGAAATTGGAGTCTTGA
- the LOC102459883 gene encoding granzyme B-like yields the protein MGQIIGGHEAKPHSRPYMVYLRVEHDKKIFQCGRFLVKRKFVLTAAHCQGDNINVTLGAQNIKQQEPSQQVIPVRRQIPHPQYNSSMLNNDIMLLQLQDKGRRTKYVGLIALPPAQQRVDPKSRCSVAGWGQTSATKEQISETLQEADVVVMPDADCRRKPGEPWRSYNATTMMCVGDPEEGRSPFQLNPPLPLPSNPPEKLVGDSGGPLVCGKEAQGIVSWGSKDGTPPAVYTRVSPFRPWIQETMDKVEL from the exons ATGG GGCAGATCATCGGAGGCCATGAAGCCAAGCCCCACTCCAGACCCTACATGGTCTATTTACGGGTAGAACATGACAAGAAGATTTTTCAGTGTGGCAGGTTCCTGGTGAAGAGAAAATTTGTGCTGACAGCAGCTCACTGCCAGGGAGA CAACATCAATGTCACCCTGGGAGCCCAAAACATCAAACAACAGGAACCGAGCCAGCAAGTGATCCCCGTGCGCCGGCAGATCCCCCACCCGCAATACAACAGTTCGATGTTAAACAATGACATCATGCTGCTGCAG CTGCAGGACAAGGGCCGTCGTACCAAGTACGTCGGCCTgatcgccctgcccccggcccagcAGCGTGTGGATCCAAAGAGCAGGTGCAGCGTGGCCGGCTGGGGTCAGACGAGTGCAACCAAGGAGCAGATCTCGGAGACGCTGCAGGAGGCCGACGTGGTGGTGATGCCGGATGCCGACTGTCGGAGGAAGCCTGGGGAGCCATGGCGCAGCTATAACGCCACCACCATGATGTGTGTGGGGGACCCAGAGGAAGGCAGATCCCCTTTCCAGctaaatccccccctccccctgccttcaaACCCCCCTGAGAAACTGGTG GGTGACTCTGGGGGGCCTCTGGTGTGCGGCAAAGAAGCCCAGGGCATCGTCTCCTGGGGATCCAAGGATGGCACCCCCCCTGCCGTGTACACGAGAGTCTCCCCTTTCAGGCCCTGGATTCAGGAGACGATGGACAAAGTGGAGCTCTGA